From the Mycobacterium noviomagense genome, the window CTCGGCGGCCACCGAGATATGGCGCACACCCACAGATGCGCCCGGCGCTTTTTGGGCGCTGGCCATGCCGGAGATCCCGAACGACTTCCACCCCTTCAAGGAGAAGCTCTCGCCGCTTTGCTTGTCGGTAATCGTCAGCTTCGTGCTGTCAAACGTCACGGACTCGTCGTCGAGATCGAGGCGCCAGCGTGGCAGCTTCGCTAGCCGGTCGAGGTGCGCGCGCACCTCGGCTGCGTTATCGAAGCTGGGGCCATGCCCAACCGGGTGGTCTATCCGGTGGACGTTGAATCGGCGACGAGCTGGGTCGTCGTCACCGACTCCGGCGCCCGGTTGGCAGGTGACGGCATACCCCAAAGGCTGTGACACCGAGTTCAGCTCGTTGGTTTCGGTGACCGCAGCGCGCATGTTTTCGACCGTTTCGTTCTCGCTCATGCTCAGGCAACACCGTTCTCGCAGACTGTCGGACACGAAATCCCGTGGCCACTTGGAGGCTGCCCTGGTCCGGGCATACAAACAACAGACATGAGCTCCCTGATCTTGAATGTCGCTGATCGCTAATCGCGTGAAAAACGCCAAGCGGAGGCACCGGTTTCACGAGCATCGTCACAAGCACGAAGACCTCGGCCTGCACGCCAGTACGGCGCTTTCTAGGCTGCTATTCAACCTGCGGCTCAGCGTAGCGGAATCGACATTGATGTGCAGTTTCCGGACGCCTCCGGGCTCCGACTGGGCTGGATGGCCGGGCTCCTCCTCGGGCCGCAGACGGCCCGCATCGTCGCCCGCTGGGTTGATGGTCGGGCTCCTCCTCGGGCCGCAGACGGCCTGCATCGTCGCCCGCTGGGTTGGATGGTCGGGCTCCTTCTCGGGCCGCAGACGGCCCGCATCGTCGCCCGCTGGGCTGGATGGTCGGGCTCCTTCTCGGGCCGCAGACGGCCCGCATCGTCGCCCGCTGGGCTGGATGGTCGGGCTCCTCCTCGGGCCGCAGACGGCCCGCATCGTCGCCCGACTAGGCTGGCGCGGGTAGACCACCAGCGACTAAGGAGAAAGACGTGACGGTCCGAGTAGGCATCAACGGCTTCGGTCGAATCGGACGCAACTTCTATCGGGCCCTACTCGCGCAGCAGGAGCAGGGCATCGCCGACGTCGAGGTGGTGGCCGTCAACGACATCACCGACAACGCCACGCTGGCCCACCTGCTGAAATTCGACTCGATCCTAGGCCGGCTGCCCCACGACGTGGGCCTGGAAGGCGAAGACACCATCGTCGTCGGCAGCTCCAAAATCAAAGCGCTGGAGGTCAGGGAAGGCCCAGCCGCCATGCCGTGGCGTGATCTGGGCGTGGACGTCGTCGTCGAATCCACCGGGCTTTTCACCAATGCCGCCAAGGCCAAGGGCCACCTGGACGCCGGCGCCAAGAAGGTCGTCATCTCGGCGCCGGCCACCGACCCGGACATCACGATCGTCCTCGGGGTCAACGACGACAAGTACGACGGCAGCCAGAACATCATCTCCAACGCCTCGTGCACCACGAACTGTCTTGCGCCGCTGGCCAAGGTGCTGCACGACGAGTTCGGCATCATCAAAGGCCTGATGACCACCATCCACGCCTACACTCAGGACCAGAACCTGCAAGACGGGCCGCATAAAGATCTGCGCCGCGCCCGCGCCGCCGGGCTGAACATCGTGCCCACCTCCACCGGCGCGGCGAAGGCCATCGGGCTCGTCATGCCCGAGCTCAACGGCAAGCTCGACGGGTACGCGCTGCGCGTGCCGATCCCGACCGGCTCGGTGACCGACCTGACCGCCGACCTGTCCAAGCCCGCCAGCGTGGAGGAGATCAACGCCGCCTTCAAGGCCGCCGCGGAGGGCCGGCTCAAGGGCATCCTCAAGTACTACGACGCGCCGATCGTCTCCACCGACATCGTCACCGACCCGCACAGCTCGATCTTCGACTCCGGGCTGACCAAGGTCATCGACAACCAAGCCAAAGTGGTGTCCTGGTACGACAACGAATGGGGTTACTCCAACCGCCTCGTCGACCTGGTCGCCCTGGTCGGCAAGTCGCTGTAAGCCGTGGTCATCAAGACACTCGAAAACCTTCTCGCCGAAGGGGTCTCGGGTCGCGGAGTCCTCGTGCGCTCCGACCTGAACGTCCCGCTCGAGAACGGGACGATCACCGACCCGGGCCGCATCACCGCGTCGGTGCCGACGCTGAAGGCACTGGCCGACGCCGGGGCCAAAGTGGTCGTCACCGCGCACCTAGGTCGCCCGAGGGACGGCCACGACCCGAATCTGTCACTGGCCCCGGTCGCGGCTGCGCTCAGCGAGCAACTCGACCACGATGTCCAACTGGCAAGCGATGTTGTGGGTAGCGACGCGGTCGCCAGCGCCCAAGCGCTGAGCGACGGTGAAGTGCTGCTGCTGGAGAACGTTCGCTTCGACCCGCGCGAGACCAGCAAGGACGACAACGAGCGCCTCGCGCTGGCCCGGCAACTCGCCGAACTGGTCGGAGACAACGGCGCTTTCGTCTCCGACGGGTTCGGTGTCGTGCACCGCAAGCAAGCTTCGGTCTACGACGTTGCCACACTGCTGCCGCACTACGCCGGCAAGCTGGTCGCCGCCGAGGTCAAAGTCCTCGAGCAGCTGACCAGCTCCACCGAACGGCCGTATGCCGTGGTACTCGGCGGGTCGAAGGTGTCGGACAAGCTCGGCGTCATCGAGAAGCTGGCCACGAAGGCCGACAGCATCGTGATCGGCGGCGGCATGTGCTTCACATTCCTTGCCGCCCATGGTCTTCCGGTCGGGACGTCGCTGGTGCAGCCCGAGATGGTCGATACCTGTCGCAGGCTGTCCGAAACCTATGCCGACGTGATCCGCCTGCCGGTGGACATCGTCGTGGCCGACAGATTCGCGGCCGATTCCCCATCGAAAGTCGTTGCAGCCGACGCTATTCCCGACGACAAGATGGGCTTGGACATCGGGCCCGGATCGGTTATCCGGTTCAGGACGCTGCTCTCCAACGCCAGGACAATCTTCTGGAACGGCCCGATGGGCGTATTCGAGTTCCCCGCGTTCGCCGCAGGCACCAAAGGTGTGGCCGAAGCGATCGTCGCCGCCACCGCCAAGGGTGCCTTCAGCGTGGTCGGCGGCGGTGACTCGGCTGCCGCTGTGCGCGGGCTGAACCTTCCTGAGGGCGCGGTGTCGCACATCTCCACCGGCGGCGGCGCGTCGCTGGAATATCTCGAGGGCAAAGAACTGCCCGGCCTAGCGGTGTTGAACACCTGACGCAAAGGAGCCCGATGAGCCGCAAGCCGCTGATCGCCGGCAATTGGAAGATGAACCTGAACCACTTCGAAGCGATCGCGCTGGTGCAAAAGATCGCGTTCTCGCTGCCGGACAAGTACTACGACAAGGTCGACGTCGGGGTGCTGCCACCATTCACAGACCTTCGCAGCGTGCAAACCCTTGTCGACGGCGACAAACTACGGCTGACCTACGGCGGCCAGGACCTGTCGCCACACGACTCCGGCGCCTACACCGGCGACATCAGCGGCGCGTTCCTCGCCAAGCTGGGCTGCACCTACGTCGTCGCCGGTCACTCCGAACGGCGCACTTACCACAACGAGGACGACGAACTGGTCGCCGCCAAAGCCGCGGCCGCGCTCAAGCACGGGCTGACACCCATCGTGTGCATCGGCGAACACCTGGAGGTCCGTGAAGCCGGTGACCACGTGACCCACAACGTCGAGCAGCTGCGCGGCTCGCTCGCAGGGCTCACGGCCGAGCAGATCGGCACCGTCGTCATCGCCTACGAGCCGGTGTGGGCCATCGGGACCGGGCGGGTGGCGAGCGCCGCGGACGCGCAGGAGGTGTGCGCTGCGATTCGAAAAGAACTGGGCGCGTTGGCGTCACCGCAGATCGCCGACACAGTCCGAGTTCTGTACGGCGGCTCGGTGAACGCCAAGAACATCGGCGACATCATCGCCTGCGACGACGTCGACGGCGCCCTGGTTGGCGGGGCCTCCCTGGACGGCGAGGAGTTCGCGAAGCTGTGCGCCATCGCGGCTGGGGGGCCGCTGCCCTAGGCGCCGCCCAGCTGCTCGGTCAGCTCATCAGCGGCGTGGGTTCCCGCGCCGAACGGGGTTGCTGCGCGGCTTCTTCGATCAGCTGTCGGATGCGGGGCAAGGCAACGCGCATCGCTAACGCCAACGCCGCCTCGTCGTCGGGCGACAGCGTTTCCAGCAGTTCGACGAGGCGGTCGTTGAGCGATTGCCTCAGCTCGGACAGGAACGTCCGCCCCCGGTCCGAGATCTCGACCAGGGTGGCCCGTCGATCCTCCAGGTCGGGCAGGCGAGCAACCAAACCTTCGCGCTCCAATCGCGTAACCACTTGCGTCATCGCCGGCTGACTGACACCGCTGGTGTCTGCCAACACCGTCAGCCGCGTCGGACCATCGTCGGCCAGGCGCGCCAGTACCGAGTTGGCCGTCAAGCTTTGGCCACGGGCCAGGTGGTGCACCCGCAGTCGTGCCGCGGCATGGAGTGCCGCGACGATGTGCTCTCGGTTTTGCGTGTCCCGCTTCATTCGCACCCGACCTATATCAAATGCCTATGTACACAACGCGGAATTCCTATGAATTCTCAATGCGCAACAACGATGGGCAAGTGAGAAGCCTAGCCTGGTAGATAAGCAGCTTA encodes:
- the tpiA gene encoding triose-phosphate isomerase, encoding MSRKPLIAGNWKMNLNHFEAIALVQKIAFSLPDKYYDKVDVGVLPPFTDLRSVQTLVDGDKLRLTYGGQDLSPHDSGAYTGDISGAFLAKLGCTYVVAGHSERRTYHNEDDELVAAKAAAALKHGLTPIVCIGEHLEVREAGDHVTHNVEQLRGSLAGLTAEQIGTVVIAYEPVWAIGTGRVASAADAQEVCAAIRKELGALASPQIADTVRVLYGGSVNAKNIGDIIACDDVDGALVGGASLDGEEFAKLCAIAAGGPLP
- a CDS encoding MarR family winged helix-turn-helix transcriptional regulator, which encodes MKRDTQNREHIVAALHAAARLRVHHLARGQSLTANSVLARLADDGPTRLTVLADTSGVSQPAMTQVVTRLEREGLVARLPDLEDRRATLVEISDRGRTFLSELRQSLNDRLVELLETLSPDDEAALALAMRVALPRIRQLIEEAAQQPRSAREPTPLMS
- the gap gene encoding type I glyceraldehyde-3-phosphate dehydrogenase, with product MTVRVGINGFGRIGRNFYRALLAQQEQGIADVEVVAVNDITDNATLAHLLKFDSILGRLPHDVGLEGEDTIVVGSSKIKALEVREGPAAMPWRDLGVDVVVESTGLFTNAAKAKGHLDAGAKKVVISAPATDPDITIVLGVNDDKYDGSQNIISNASCTTNCLAPLAKVLHDEFGIIKGLMTTIHAYTQDQNLQDGPHKDLRRARAAGLNIVPTSTGAAKAIGLVMPELNGKLDGYALRVPIPTGSVTDLTADLSKPASVEEINAAFKAAAEGRLKGILKYYDAPIVSTDIVTDPHSSIFDSGLTKVIDNQAKVVSWYDNEWGYSNRLVDLVALVGKSL
- a CDS encoding phosphoglycerate kinase, giving the protein MVIKTLENLLAEGVSGRGVLVRSDLNVPLENGTITDPGRITASVPTLKALADAGAKVVVTAHLGRPRDGHDPNLSLAPVAAALSEQLDHDVQLASDVVGSDAVASAQALSDGEVLLLENVRFDPRETSKDDNERLALARQLAELVGDNGAFVSDGFGVVHRKQASVYDVATLLPHYAGKLVAAEVKVLEQLTSSTERPYAVVLGGSKVSDKLGVIEKLATKADSIVIGGGMCFTFLAAHGLPVGTSLVQPEMVDTCRRLSETYADVIRLPVDIVVADRFAADSPSKVVAADAIPDDKMGLDIGPGSVIRFRTLLSNARTIFWNGPMGVFEFPAFAAGTKGVAEAIVAATAKGAFSVVGGGDSAAAVRGLNLPEGAVSHISTGGGASLEYLEGKELPGLAVLNT